A stretch of Acidimicrobiales bacterium DNA encodes these proteins:
- a CDS encoding TRC40/GET3/ArsA family transport-energizing ATPase: MRVLLFTGKGGVGKTTVAAATALRCAELGHRTIVVSTDPAHSLADAFDRPLDGRPVAVRDRLWGQQLDTTERWEETWGEVQAYLTQLFDWAGLDAIEAEELAVLPGLDELFSLTDINALARSGHYDVVVVDCAPTADTLRLLSLPDVLSWYMQRVFPVERSLVRLVRPVVSRLTSMPIAGEAVFDAAVSLYDRLGGVRELLGDTDTSSVRLVVNPEKMVIAEARRTATYLGLFGYHVDAVVANRLLPDAVTDPWFKAWKAAHAEHLQEIEDGFAPLPVLRADLAPEELVGTGLLSDFAGTLYGEGDPSVVMHRDRTVRLDVRGERRVLALHLPFVDRDDLEVGRRGDELLVRVGPYRRPVALPDSLRRRPVEGATMADDWLEITFGEVGE, translated from the coding sequence GTGAGGGTTCTCCTCTTCACGGGCAAGGGGGGCGTCGGGAAGACCACTGTCGCCGCCGCCACCGCCCTGCGTTGCGCCGAGCTCGGTCACCGCACGATCGTGGTCTCGACCGATCCGGCCCACTCGCTCGCCGACGCTTTCGACCGCCCCCTCGACGGCCGCCCGGTGGCGGTGCGCGACCGGCTCTGGGGCCAGCAGCTCGACACCACCGAGCGCTGGGAGGAGACGTGGGGGGAGGTCCAGGCCTACCTCACGCAGCTGTTCGACTGGGCCGGCCTCGACGCCATCGAGGCCGAGGAGCTGGCGGTGCTGCCCGGGTTGGACGAGCTCTTCTCGCTCACCGACATCAACGCCCTGGCGCGCAGCGGGCACTACGACGTCGTGGTGGTCGACTGCGCTCCGACCGCCGATACGCTGCGGCTGCTGTCACTGCCCGACGTACTGTCGTGGTACATGCAGCGTGTGTTCCCGGTCGAGCGCAGTCTCGTCCGCCTGGTGCGCCCGGTCGTGAGCCGGCTGACGAGCATGCCGATCGCCGGTGAGGCCGTCTTCGACGCCGCTGTTTCGTTGTACGACCGGCTGGGCGGGGTGCGCGAGCTGTTGGGGGACACCGACACGAGCAGCGTGCGGCTGGTGGTGAACCCGGAGAAGATGGTGATTGCCGAGGCCCGGCGCACCGCCACCTACCTGGGCCTGTTCGGCTACCACGTCGACGCCGTGGTGGCCAACCGCCTGCTGCCCGACGCGGTCACCGACCCGTGGTTCAAGGCGTGGAAGGCGGCCCACGCCGAGCATCTCCAGGAGATCGAGGACGGCTTTGCCCCGCTGCCCGTGCTGCGCGCCGATCTGGCGCCCGAGGAGCTGGTGGGAACGGGGCTGCTGTCGGACTTCGCCGGCACCCTGTACGGCGAAGGGGACCCCTCGGTGGTGATGCACCGCGACCGCACGGTGCGCCTCGACGTGCGCGGCGAGCGCCGGGTGCTGGCGCTGCACCTTCCTTTCGTCGACCGCGACGACCTGGAGGTGGGCCGGCGGGGGGACGAGCTGCTGGTGCGGGTCGGCCCGTACCGGCGCCCGGTGGCGCTGCCGGACAGCCTCCGGCGCCGCCCCGTCGAGGGCGCGACGATGGCCGACGACTGGCTCGAGATCACCTTCGGGGAGGTGGGGGAGTGA